Proteins encoded in a region of the Novibacillus thermophilus genome:
- a CDS encoding zinc-dependent alcohol dehydrogenase, with product MKALVVTEEGRLTVEEIDRPEISERQALVKTVSCGICGTDATIIRQAFKGFKPSHYPLVLGHEGVGEVVEVGAAVKSFKQRPRHPSVRPQSVEGRPTPARRMGAFSEYGIVDDAAAYSPGEAPEAAAAQQKLPRFIDKHEAPVLVTLREVLSTIRYFGIRPGESVVVYGSGPVAMTFVKLLRLLGVDEVTAVVRSAKKAELMKEFGAAACIVSTEEDVKKQIRSHYPNGVAYVLDAVGSESIINEGISLLRDRGEILCYGVPKVNHMELDWTDAPYNWKLNFQQMPYKEEEAACHEQVLEWVADGKLVLSDFISKMVGFESVLDAFQEYLDGKTMKKVIITFE from the coding sequence ATGAAGGCGCTGGTTGTAACGGAAGAAGGTCGCCTCACGGTTGAAGAGATCGATCGGCCGGAGATTTCAGAACGGCAGGCGCTAGTCAAGACCGTGAGCTGCGGGATCTGCGGGACGGATGCGACGATTATCCGTCAGGCGTTTAAAGGGTTCAAGCCGTCCCATTACCCGCTCGTCTTAGGTCACGAAGGGGTCGGGGAGGTTGTAGAAGTCGGCGCCGCCGTGAAGAGCTTCAAGCAGAGACCGCGTCATCCTTCCGTTCGTCCCCAATCCGTCGAAGGACGGCCGACCCCTGCACGCCGGATGGGGGCCTTCAGCGAGTACGGGATTGTTGACGATGCGGCGGCATACAGCCCCGGTGAGGCGCCGGAAGCGGCGGCCGCCCAGCAGAAACTCCCACGTTTTATCGACAAGCATGAGGCGCCTGTCCTCGTGACACTGCGGGAAGTGCTGAGCACGATCCGGTACTTCGGCATTCGGCCGGGCGAGTCGGTCGTTGTCTACGGGAGCGGCCCAGTTGCCATGACGTTCGTCAAGCTGCTCCGACTCTTGGGCGTCGACGAAGTAACGGCGGTCGTCCGGAGCGCGAAGAAAGCGGAGCTGATGAAGGAATTCGGAGCTGCCGCCTGCATCGTCAGTACGGAAGAGGATGTCAAAAAACAGATCCGTTCACACTATCCGAACGGTGTTGCTTACGTCCTCGATGCGGTCGGGTCGGAATCCATCATCAATGAAGGGATTTCACTGCTCCGGGATCGCGGCGAGATTCTCTGCTACGGCGTCCCTAAGGTAAACCACATGGAGCTCGATTGGACGGATGCACCGTATAACTGGAAACTGAACTTCCAGCAGATGCCGTACAAGGAGGAAGAGGCTGCCTGCCACGAGCAGGTACTTGAGTGGGTGGCGGACGGAAAGCTGGTGTTGTCGGATTTTATCTCGAAAATGGTGGGCTTCGAGAGCGTGCTGGACGCGTTCCAGGAGTATCTGGACGGCAAAACGATGAAGAAAGTGATCATCACATTTGAATGA
- the pfkB gene encoding 1-phosphofructokinase gives MRKTYAMILTVTLNVALDKYYYVPNFLPGNVNRVAKMIPTAGGKGLNVARVARTLGAPVKATGIIGGRTGDLVCDLLSDEGIEAEFLKAPIESRTCINIIDAAGESTEVLEAGDEIGEETVSLFFDHFTRLVHEADVVTLSGSALQGMPDDIYAELTAIAREAGKPTVLDTSGEKLLRGIEAAPTVIKPNRQEIEQIMGVEDAAADDLIDHCTAYVEAGVRYVVVSLGDEGALLMTRDGAWQGRPPGLEVVNTVGSGDAMVAALAVGLRSGDGPEEFLRQGIAVSAANTLTESTGHVRLEDVEKIRGRVQITPLR, from the coding sequence GTGAGGAAGACGTACGCGATGATTTTGACGGTCACACTGAATGTAGCACTCGACAAATACTACTACGTTCCGAACTTTTTGCCAGGTAATGTGAACCGGGTCGCGAAGATGATTCCCACTGCCGGCGGCAAAGGGCTAAATGTTGCCCGCGTCGCGCGTACACTGGGGGCTCCTGTCAAGGCGACCGGGATAATCGGCGGCCGTACGGGGGATTTGGTCTGCGATCTCCTTTCAGACGAAGGGATCGAGGCGGAATTCTTGAAGGCGCCGATTGAATCCCGCACGTGTATCAACATCATCGATGCCGCAGGTGAGTCAACTGAAGTGCTGGAAGCCGGTGACGAGATCGGGGAGGAGACGGTCTCTCTCTTTTTTGACCACTTTACCCGGCTCGTGCACGAAGCAGACGTCGTGACTCTGTCAGGGAGCGCCCTTCAAGGGATGCCGGATGACATTTATGCGGAGCTCACGGCAATCGCCCGGGAAGCGGGAAAACCGACTGTCCTTGATACGAGCGGGGAAAAGCTCCTCCGGGGCATTGAGGCGGCCCCGACGGTCATTAAGCCGAACCGGCAGGAGATCGAACAAATCATGGGTGTCGAGGATGCTGCAGCAGATGACTTAATCGACCACTGCACGGCTTACGTCGAAGCCGGGGTGCGGTATGTGGTCGTCTCCCTCGGTGACGAAGGGGCGCTGTTGATGACGCGGGACGGAGCGTGGCAAGGTCGTCCGCCGGGGCTTGAGGTTGTCAACACGGTCGGCTCCGGTGACGCGATGGTCGCAGCGTTAGCCGTCGGGCTGCGAAGCGGTGACGGACCAGAAGAGTTCCTTCGGCAAGGGATCGCTGTGTCTGCGGCGAACACTTTGACGGAATCGACTGGGCACGTCCGTCTGGAAGACGTTGAAAAGATCCGGGGACGAGTCCAAATCACCCCGTTGCGGTAA
- a CDS encoding zinc-dependent alcohol dehydrogenase, which yields MKMRQAVMTEPGKILFREVDVPEVGEGQIKIKIKNIGVCGSDIHVYHGQHPYTSYPVVQGHEISAEVIEVGKGVEGIEPGDRVTIQPQVVCGKCFPCQNGMYHVCEELKVMGFQTTGMASDYFVVDADKATILPESLSYEEGAMVEPLAVAVHAVRRVPSVEGLNVLVIGGGPIGNLVAQTAKAFGAANIVVSELSETRLKMAEQCGLDTINSKREDLVEGIGRHFGERKADVIFECVGSSFTVAQSIEVARKGSTVVIVGVVPDLTKVNMGFVQDHELTVLGSAMYQAVDFDRAVDLINAGKVDLKSLITNRVRFEDYAEAYSIIDNEKDRVMKVLIEME from the coding sequence ATGAAAATGAGACAGGCGGTCATGACGGAGCCGGGAAAAATCTTGTTTCGAGAAGTTGACGTTCCGGAAGTCGGAGAAGGACAGATCAAGATTAAAATTAAAAACATCGGCGTCTGTGGCTCGGATATTCACGTCTATCACGGACAGCACCCGTACACGTCCTATCCCGTCGTGCAGGGGCACGAAATTTCAGCGGAAGTCATTGAAGTGGGGAAGGGTGTGGAAGGCATCGAGCCCGGCGACAGAGTGACCATCCAGCCGCAAGTCGTCTGCGGTAAATGTTTCCCTTGTCAAAACGGTATGTATCACGTCTGTGAAGAGCTGAAGGTGATGGGCTTTCAGACGACGGGCATGGCGAGCGACTACTTTGTCGTAGACGCCGACAAGGCGACGATTCTCCCAGAATCCCTCAGCTATGAAGAAGGAGCGATGGTCGAGCCGCTCGCGGTCGCCGTCCACGCAGTACGCCGCGTTCCATCGGTTGAAGGGCTGAACGTCCTCGTCATCGGAGGCGGGCCGATCGGAAACCTGGTGGCCCAGACGGCTAAAGCTTTCGGAGCGGCGAACATCGTCGTATCCGAACTGAGCGAAACCCGCCTCAAGATGGCGGAGCAGTGTGGCCTCGATACGATCAACAGCAAACGCGAAGACCTTGTGGAAGGTATTGGGCGCCATTTCGGTGAGCGCAAGGCGGACGTTATATTTGAATGCGTCGGTTCAAGTTTCACTGTCGCTCAGTCCATCGAAGTGGCGCGGAAAGGGAGCACCGTCGTCATCGTCGGTGTCGTCCCAGACTTGACGAAAGTGAACATGGGCTTCGTGCAAGACCACGAATTGACTGTTTTGGGCAGTGCGATGTACCAGGCGGTTGATTTTGACAGGGCCGTGGACTTGATCAATGCCGGGAAGGTCGACCTCAAGTCGCTCATCACGAACCGGGTTCGTTTCGAGGATTACGCTGAAGCCTACTCGATCATCGACAACGAGAAGGACCGAGTCATGAAGGTGCTGATCGAGATGGAATAG
- a CDS encoding sugar ABC transporter ATP-binding protein: MTPDYIVQMNHISKHFGGVTALDDVKLNVVRGEIHALIGENGAGKSTLIKILAGAYPKDEGTIIIDGQEVTAATPRTMIDMGVSVIYQEFMLAPDLTVAENIFIDNMNESGPFINWKELKKRAKEQLEKIGFGHIDPGKKVGELSVAYQQIVEICKCLAKNSKVLVFDEPTAVLTHSETEKLLELIRKLKEDGVTILYISHRLEELFAISDRITVLKDGKYVDTVDTSSITKEELVTMMVGRKIEQLFPERHAEIGEEILRVENLSTADLVENVSFSLRKGEVLGFSGLVGSGRTETMRAIFGADRKTSGKVWLFGEEVNIKNPKQAIELGIGFLPEDRKTQGLLLKQSIRINTTLVSRQGNGFINHRKEQQEVRSLLAQIATKYGSTEDNANSLSGGNQQKVSLAKWLAIDTKLIILDEPTRGVDVGAKTEIYRIINELAERGVGVIMISSEMPEIIGTCDRVIVMREGRITGEVTKENLTENNLIKLAMGV; this comes from the coding sequence ATGACTCCTGACTACATTGTGCAAATGAACCACATCTCGAAACACTTCGGAGGCGTCACGGCTCTGGATGATGTAAAGCTCAATGTCGTGCGTGGCGAGATCCATGCCCTCATCGGAGAGAACGGCGCGGGGAAGTCCACGCTGATCAAAATTTTGGCCGGCGCGTATCCGAAGGATGAAGGGACGATTATCATCGACGGTCAAGAGGTTACGGCCGCTACGCCGCGCACTATGATCGACATGGGAGTATCGGTCATCTATCAGGAGTTCATGTTGGCACCGGATCTCACGGTCGCAGAAAACATCTTTATCGACAACATGAATGAATCCGGCCCGTTCATCAACTGGAAAGAGCTGAAAAAACGGGCGAAGGAGCAGCTTGAGAAGATCGGCTTCGGCCACATTGACCCGGGCAAGAAAGTCGGAGAACTCAGTGTGGCTTACCAGCAGATCGTCGAAATCTGCAAGTGCCTGGCGAAGAATTCGAAAGTGCTCGTCTTCGACGAGCCGACAGCCGTGCTCACCCATTCGGAGACAGAGAAGCTCCTGGAACTCATCCGCAAGTTGAAAGAGGACGGTGTCACCATCCTCTACATTTCACACAGGCTGGAGGAGCTGTTTGCCATCAGCGATCGGATCACGGTACTGAAGGACGGCAAGTATGTGGACACGGTCGACACCTCGTCGATCACGAAAGAAGAGCTCGTCACGATGATGGTCGGCCGCAAAATCGAGCAACTGTTTCCGGAACGGCATGCTGAAATCGGCGAGGAGATTCTTCGAGTGGAGAATCTGAGTACGGCGGATCTCGTTGAGAACGTATCCTTCTCGTTACGTAAAGGAGAGGTCCTAGGATTCAGCGGCCTCGTCGGCTCCGGACGGACGGAGACGATGCGCGCGATTTTCGGCGCCGACCGGAAGACGTCTGGCAAAGTATGGCTCTTCGGTGAGGAAGTCAACATTAAAAATCCGAAGCAGGCCATTGAGCTGGGCATCGGGTTTCTGCCAGAGGACAGAAAGACGCAAGGGTTGCTTTTAAAACAGTCGATCCGCATCAACACCACCCTCGTCTCCCGACAGGGAAACGGGTTTATCAACCACAGGAAAGAGCAGCAAGAGGTCAGGTCGCTCCTGGCGCAGATCGCCACGAAGTATGGCTCGACCGAAGACAATGCCAACAGTTTGAGCGGTGGAAACCAGCAAAAAGTTTCGCTCGCGAAATGGCTCGCCATTGATACGAAGCTGATCATACTGGACGAGCCGACGCGAGGTGTTGACGTCGGGGCGAAGACGGAAATTTATCGGATCATCAACGAATTGGCTGAGAGAGGCGTCGGAGTCATTATGATCTCATCGGAAATGCCGGAAATCATCGGCACGTGTGACCGCGTCATCGTCATGCGAGAGGGCCGGATTACCGGTGAAGTCACGAAAGAAAACCTCACGGAAAACAATTTAATCAAACTCGCGATGGGGGTTTAG
- a CDS encoding substrate-binding domain-containing protein yields MKKKGLVLVSLVLALSMFLAACGNGADDGGATEGSNGGEEGEKFEIGFAIKTQDSPYFVTLVEAVEQYAEEQGWDVTVLDANGDVSQEAANIETFVSQGKDLIFIDAIEPDAVVPSINMAAEAGIGVINLDSGVSEEANDITTVYSDNRQNGRLVGLAYAEKMGDEEIKAIILSGQKGNVAGYERRTGLFAGILEGKLGVSEEEAWKLAEEFEEELSSKGKATNEEAKFSVVGQGWGAWTEEEGLAAAEDLITANPDLTTVLGENDQMLFGAMTALENAGIEGVDMVAAADGAQKAFDLIKEGKYFATGLNSPYLVAEKGIEIAKEILVDGKDPESYPEVTLTEPAAITQENVDEYYDHGF; encoded by the coding sequence ATGAAAAAGAAGGGGCTAGTTTTAGTATCTCTCGTTTTGGCATTATCCATGTTCTTGGCTGCCTGCGGTAACGGCGCCGATGACGGAGGAGCGACCGAAGGCAGTAACGGCGGCGAAGAAGGTGAAAAGTTTGAAATCGGTTTTGCGATTAAGACGCAAGATTCGCCATATTTCGTAACTCTCGTGGAAGCGGTTGAACAGTACGCTGAAGAGCAAGGTTGGGACGTGACCGTCCTCGATGCGAACGGTGACGTTTCACAAGAGGCGGCTAACATCGAGACGTTTGTCTCACAAGGCAAAGACTTGATCTTTATTGATGCTATCGAGCCGGATGCTGTCGTTCCGAGCATTAATATGGCAGCAGAAGCCGGAATCGGCGTCATCAACCTTGACAGCGGTGTGTCTGAAGAAGCGAACGACATTACGACTGTTTACTCCGACAACCGTCAAAATGGCCGTCTCGTCGGTCTTGCCTACGCCGAAAAGATGGGAGATGAAGAGATTAAGGCGATCATCTTGAGCGGTCAGAAGGGGAACGTAGCCGGTTACGAACGCCGCACGGGGCTCTTTGCCGGTATCCTTGAAGGGAAGCTTGGCGTGTCTGAAGAGGAAGCTTGGAAGCTTGCCGAAGAGTTCGAGGAAGAGCTGAGCTCCAAAGGAAAGGCGACGAATGAAGAAGCGAAGTTCTCCGTTGTCGGGCAAGGCTGGGGTGCCTGGACCGAGGAAGAAGGTCTAGCGGCGGCTGAGGACCTGATTACGGCGAACCCGGACCTGACGACCGTGTTGGGCGAGAACGACCAGATGCTCTTCGGCGCGATGACAGCTCTTGAAAACGCTGGAATCGAAGGCGTGGACATGGTAGCGGCAGCTGACGGTGCGCAGAAGGCGTTCGACCTGATCAAAGAAGGAAAGTATTTTGCAACGGGACTGAACAGCCCGTACCTGGTCGCAGAGAAAGGGATTGAAATCGCTAAAGAAATCTTAGTAGATGGAAAAGATCCGGAAAGCTATCCTGAAGTGACGCTGACGGAGCCCGCGGCGATCACGCAAGAAAACGTTGACGAATACTACGACCACGGATTCTAA
- a CDS encoding phosphoglycerate dehydrogenase has product MRRLAKKVLITPKSFQKYKQKPIEMLEAAGYEVILNTTGRTLTEDDIVDTAKVGVVGIIVGVDPLPARVLDSCRDLRAVSKYGVGMDNIDLDRAVELGIKVKNAVGTNSVSVAELAIGLMFESARRLSEHINTVKSSGWDRTMGIELSGKHLAVIGGGQIGKEVAKRCRGLQMDVTIYDPYFNDPGFLVEYGVERSEDFDALIRSADVVTLHLPATEETKHMMDDDVFSKMKPTAILINTARGELVDEQALYEALSRGQIAVAAQDVYSKEPPEEGDPLLSLPNFLLTPHLGAFTKEAVERMAVRSTENLLEMLKGGE; this is encoded by the coding sequence GTGAGGCGATTGGCAAAGAAGGTTCTGATCACCCCGAAATCCTTTCAAAAGTACAAGCAGAAGCCCATTGAGATGCTGGAAGCTGCCGGGTACGAAGTCATTTTGAACACAACCGGCCGGACTCTGACGGAGGATGACATTGTCGACACGGCGAAGGTTGGCGTCGTGGGCATTATCGTTGGCGTTGACCCGCTGCCGGCCCGGGTGCTTGATTCGTGCCGGGATCTCCGGGCAGTGTCGAAGTACGGCGTCGGGATGGACAACATTGACCTCGATCGGGCAGTCGAACTCGGCATCAAAGTGAAGAATGCCGTGGGGACGAACAGCGTTTCCGTCGCGGAGCTGGCCATTGGCCTCATGTTTGAAAGTGCCCGTCGACTGTCTGAACACATCAACACCGTGAAGAGCTCCGGCTGGGACCGGACGATGGGCATCGAGCTTTCGGGAAAGCACCTGGCCGTCATCGGCGGGGGCCAGATTGGAAAAGAAGTCGCCAAGCGGTGTCGGGGACTCCAGATGGACGTCACCATCTACGATCCGTACTTTAATGACCCGGGGTTTCTTGTGGAGTACGGGGTCGAGCGCTCCGAAGATTTCGACGCCCTGATACGCTCGGCGGACGTCGTCACCCTTCACCTTCCGGCGACGGAGGAGACGAAGCACATGATGGACGACGACGTCTTCAGCAAGATGAAACCGACGGCCATCCTAATCAACACGGCGCGCGGCGAACTGGTGGACGAACAGGCGCTGTATGAAGCTCTGTCGAGGGGGCAGATCGCCGTCGCCGCCCAGGACGTGTACTCGAAAGAACCGCCGGAGGAAGGGGACCCTCTCCTCTCCCTGCCGAACTTTCTGCTTACGCCGCACTTAGGTGCTTTTACGAAGGAAGCGGTGGAGCGGATGGCTGTGCGATCGACTGAAAACTTGCTCGAGATGCTGAAAGGCGGTGAATGA
- a CDS encoding galactitol-1-phosphate 5-dehydrogenase, with protein MKAGVLYGKQNLVYEEVEQPVPGPDDVLVRVKYTGICGSDIPRVNGDAAHYYPIILGHEFSGEVVETGENVTTLQPGDRVAGAPLLPCMECEQCQNGDYALCPYYSFVGSRRSGSFAEYVVIPEKNAVKFDASIPYWKGAFFEPITVALHGIRRLDFKPGASVAVLGVGNIGFFTMQWLKVLGAGHITVFDISDERLELAKRFGADECINTKVLDRLNEGGKERRFDFVYETAGNTATIKLTFELVKKKGAVCLIGTPTREITFSVDEWEKLNRKEFTLTGSWMSYSQDFPGEEWKETAKHIRSGDIQIDESLLFKIFPLSRIREAFELFRTPGAVKGKILIDSGK; from the coding sequence ATGAAAGCGGGCGTATTGTACGGAAAGCAGAATCTCGTCTACGAAGAGGTGGAACAACCAGTCCCGGGCCCGGACGACGTCCTCGTCAGGGTCAAGTACACCGGCATCTGCGGATCGGACATTCCCCGGGTGAACGGGGATGCAGCCCACTACTACCCGATCATTTTGGGCCATGAATTTTCTGGAGAAGTCGTGGAAACTGGAGAGAACGTCACGACGCTCCAACCAGGTGATCGCGTGGCAGGTGCCCCGCTCCTCCCGTGTATGGAGTGCGAACAGTGCCAGAATGGAGACTACGCGCTCTGTCCCTACTACAGCTTTGTCGGGTCCAGGCGTTCCGGCAGCTTTGCTGAGTACGTCGTCATTCCGGAAAAAAACGCCGTCAAATTCGATGCGTCGATCCCGTACTGGAAAGGCGCATTCTTTGAACCGATCACTGTCGCCCTCCACGGCATCCGCCGGCTCGACTTCAAGCCCGGAGCGTCGGTTGCCGTACTGGGAGTCGGCAATATTGGTTTCTTTACCATGCAGTGGCTGAAAGTGCTGGGCGCCGGCCATATCACGGTGTTTGACATCAGTGACGAGCGGCTCGAGCTGGCGAAGCGATTCGGAGCAGACGAATGCATCAACACGAAAGTCCTCGATCGGCTGAATGAAGGCGGGAAAGAGCGCAGGTTCGACTTCGTCTACGAGACAGCGGGCAACACGGCGACGATTAAGCTGACATTTGAACTCGTGAAGAAGAAGGGGGCCGTCTGCCTAATCGGGACGCCGACGCGGGAGATCACGTTCTCCGTGGACGAGTGGGAAAAGCTGAACCGGAAAGAATTTACACTGACGGGTTCCTGGATGTCCTACAGCCAAGACTTTCCCGGAGAAGAATGGAAAGAGACGGCGAAGCACATCCGTTCGGGCGACATCCAGATTGACGAATCGCTGCTGTTCAAAATTTTCCCGCTGAGCCGAATCAGAGAGGCGTTCGAACTGTTCCGAACACCAGGAGCTGTCAAAGGGAAGATTCTGATCGACAGCGGAAAGTGA
- a CDS encoding ABC transporter permease, which produces MEETKKGFDWKEFLINNNTFIILLLLIIVSALLSDTFLTTMNVRNILLQQAGPILVAIGLLFVILAGGIDLSVGSIMALGATLSAILITDVGLHFSASIGIAVLVGLAFGMMSGVLVAYAGIQGFVATLATMTIARGLAFVLTEGRPIKIETGTIDTLVSKTFMYPIIWMTFILIVVFLIIHRYTGYGRKVIAIGSNETALELAGVRTKRYVMSTYALSGALAALAGVFVAARSSTGSATVGMGQELDAIAAVVIGGASLMGGRGFVMNTVAGALILGLIGNIMNLMAVPSYPQDIIKGIIIIVAVLLQIATSKKDRTV; this is translated from the coding sequence ATGGAAGAAACGAAAAAGGGATTCGATTGGAAAGAATTCTTAATCAACAACAACACGTTTATCATCTTGTTGTTGTTGATCATCGTGAGCGCCTTGCTGTCCGATACGTTCCTGACGACGATGAACGTGCGCAACATTTTGCTGCAACAGGCCGGCCCGATCCTGGTAGCCATCGGTCTCTTATTCGTCATCCTGGCCGGCGGCATCGACTTGTCAGTCGGTTCGATCATGGCACTCGGTGCCACTCTTTCCGCGATCTTGATTACGGACGTCGGGCTCCACTTCTCAGCCTCCATCGGAATAGCCGTCCTCGTGGGCCTCGCCTTTGGGATGATGTCTGGGGTGCTCGTCGCCTATGCCGGCATCCAGGGGTTTGTCGCCACACTGGCCACGATGACGATTGCCCGGGGGCTTGCGTTCGTCTTGACGGAAGGCCGTCCTATTAAGATTGAGACGGGAACGATCGACACACTCGTGAGCAAGACCTTCATGTATCCCATCATTTGGATGACGTTCATCCTCATCGTTGTCTTTTTGATTATTCACCGCTACACGGGCTACGGCCGCAAGGTCATCGCCATCGGCAGCAACGAGACGGCTCTAGAACTCGCCGGTGTCCGCACGAAGCGTTACGTCATGTCGACTTATGCCCTTTCCGGTGCACTGGCGGCACTTGCCGGGGTTTTCGTGGCCGCTCGTTCGTCGACGGGAAGCGCGACGGTCGGGATGGGGCAAGAGCTCGACGCGATTGCGGCTGTCGTGATTGGCGGGGCGAGCCTGATGGGGGGCCGCGGATTCGTCATGAACACGGTCGCAGGAGCCCTCATCCTCGGGCTCATCGGCAACATCATGAACTTGATGGCCGTGCCGTCCTATCCGCAGGATATTATCAAAGGGATTATCATCATTGTCGCCGTACTGCTCCAGATTGCGACAAGCAAGAAAGACCGAACAGTATAG
- a CDS encoding phosphotriesterase family protein gives MVAAGRVVTTVRGDVPASDIGPCHSHEHLFIKKGQPEQLDPALVLDDYDKTKEEVERFKELGGKTIVDAQPVGSGRDAALLLRLSEETDVHVLSCTGFHKLEFYPSGHWIHDTSEEELRELFKSEIENGLYADGEDAWPRERLNARAGLIKTAADVGGTIGKYFRLFRAAAAASLETGTPIMSHTELGHNALDQIKLYTDLGVPADQLIICHLDRKMENADYLLHVAGTGVYVELDTIGRFKYHTDEEEVQLIRMLIDHGYEDQILLGLDTTRKRMKSYGGEIGLDHLQRSFLPMLRQSGVTEQQMHKMMHTNPAKAFSKRS, from the coding sequence GTGGTAGCAGCAGGCCGGGTGGTCACGACGGTTCGAGGAGACGTCCCGGCATCGGACATCGGCCCTTGTCACAGCCACGAGCACTTGTTCATCAAGAAGGGACAGCCGGAACAGCTCGATCCTGCCCTCGTCCTCGATGACTACGACAAGACAAAAGAGGAAGTGGAGAGGTTTAAGGAACTTGGTGGGAAGACGATAGTCGACGCCCAGCCGGTCGGGAGCGGCCGCGATGCTGCGCTCCTCCTCCGGCTGTCCGAAGAGACAGACGTCCACGTTTTGTCGTGCACCGGCTTCCACAAGCTCGAATTCTATCCGAGCGGGCATTGGATACACGACACGTCCGAGGAGGAGCTGAGGGAGCTGTTCAAGAGTGAAATCGAAAACGGACTGTATGCTGACGGCGAAGACGCGTGGCCGAGGGAGCGGCTCAACGCGAGGGCCGGTCTGATCAAGACGGCGGCCGATGTCGGCGGGACAATAGGTAAGTATTTCAGACTGTTCCGTGCAGCCGCTGCCGCATCCCTCGAGACTGGGACCCCGATTATGAGCCATACGGAGCTGGGACACAACGCCCTTGATCAGATCAAACTCTACACTGACTTAGGTGTTCCGGCGGACCAGCTCATCATCTGTCACCTCGACCGGAAAATGGAGAATGCCGATTACTTGCTTCACGTCGCGGGGACTGGTGTCTACGTCGAGCTCGATACAATCGGTCGGTTCAAGTACCACACAGATGAAGAAGAAGTACAGCTGATTCGGATGCTGATCGACCACGGCTACGAAGACCAGATATTGTTAGGACTCGATACGACCCGGAAGCGGATGAAGAGCTACGGGGGGGAGATCGGACTCGATCACCTGCAGAGATCGTTCCTTCCGATGCTTCGGCAGTCAGGGGTGACGGAGCAGCAGATGCACAAAATGATGCACACCAATCCAGCGAAGGCGTTCAGCAAGCGATCCTGA
- a CDS encoding glucose 1-dehydrogenase — protein sequence MDMLKKLFSLEGKTILITGGAQGIGREVANHVAAVGADVVIFDLQGDKAERAAKEIAATYGRRTHSCEVDVTDYDGVKAALEAAVEKMGQIELLFNNAGIVIQKPVIESTPEEWNKVIDVNLNGVYYVAQLFGKYLIENGIKGSIVNTASMSGIIVNYPQLQASYNTSKAGVTHLTKSLAYEWAEYGIRVNCISPGYIFTELTSFVREDWRAKWAEWTPMKRLGKPEELAGAVIYLLSDSATFTTGCELVVDGGFTIV from the coding sequence ATGGACATGTTGAAGAAATTGTTTTCACTAGAAGGAAAGACAATCCTCATCACTGGCGGTGCCCAGGGCATTGGCCGTGAAGTGGCCAACCATGTGGCCGCAGTGGGTGCGGATGTCGTCATCTTCGATTTACAGGGCGACAAGGCTGAGCGGGCAGCGAAGGAGATCGCGGCGACTTACGGTCGGCGGACGCATTCCTGCGAGGTCGACGTCACGGACTACGACGGGGTCAAGGCGGCTCTCGAGGCGGCCGTGGAAAAGATGGGTCAGATCGAGCTCCTCTTCAACAACGCCGGCATCGTCATTCAGAAGCCTGTGATCGAGTCGACGCCGGAAGAATGGAACAAAGTGATCGACGTCAACCTGAACGGCGTGTACTACGTGGCGCAGCTGTTCGGGAAGTACTTGATCGAAAACGGGATCAAGGGTTCGATCGTCAACACGGCTTCGATGTCGGGCATCATCGTCAACTATCCCCAACTCCAGGCGTCCTACAACACGTCGAAGGCCGGTGTGACGCATCTGACAAAGTCCCTCGCCTACGAGTGGGCTGAGTACGGTATCCGAGTGAACTGTATCAGTCCGGGTTACATTTTCACCGAGCTGACGTCGTTCGTCCGCGAAGACTGGCGGGCCAAGTGGGCGGAGTGGACGCCGATGAAACGCCTCGGCAAGCCGGAAGAGCTCGCCGGAGCCGTCATCTACCTCCTCTCTGACTCAGCGACGTTCACGACCGGTTGCGAACTCGTCGTCGACGGTGGGTTTACGATTGTGTAG